The Brevibacterium atlanticum genome segment GGACGATCCGTTCTCAGCCGCGGGCGATAGGCTGATGACGTGGAAGATCGCATGAAGCTCTCGCACGTCGATGAGACCGGAACCGCGCAGATGGTCGACGTCGGAGACAAGGACGTGACGAAACGGCGAGCGGTGGCCACCGGGACCATCACGACGCGCGCCGAGGTCATCGACATGATCGCACAGGCCGGGCTGCCCAAGGGCGACGCCCTGCCCGTGGCGCGCATCGCCGCGGTGATGGGGGCCAAACGCACCAGCGATCTCATCCCGCTGTGCCATCCGCTGCCGCTGACCGGCATCGACGTCGACTTCGAACTCCTCACCGACGCGGTGGCCATCACTGCCGTGGTGAAGACGGTGTCGAAGACCGGAGTCGAAATGGAAGCGCTCACCGCCGTGACCACGGCCGCGCTGACGATCTTCGACATGATCAAAGCCGTCGACAACCAGGCTGTGATCAGCGACATCAAGGTCACCGAGAAGTCCGGAGGGAGGAGCGGAGATTGGACACGACAGGTTTGACCTCCGCGATCGACAGTGAGACTCTCGGCACCGTCATCACCACCGGAGTCGTCGAGACCGAGATCTCGACCGCCGCCCTCGAACCCGATGTGCTCACCGACGTCTGCGGTGCCGTCGTCAGCTTCTCCGGGGTCATCCGCGATCACGACGACGGCCGCGGAGTCCGGGGCCTGCACTACGAGGCCCACCCATCAGCGGCCCAGCAGATCGCCGAGGCGGCCGCCGACATCGTCTCGCGCCATCCCGAAGTGCGGCTCTCCGTCGTCCACCGAGTCGGAGACCTCGAGGTCGGTGACGTCGCACTGGCCGCCGTCGTGGCCTCTGCCCATCGGAAGGCCTCCTTCCTCGCCTGCGCCGAACTCATCGACGAGGTCAAGGCACGAGTGGCGAT includes the following:
- the moaC gene encoding cyclic pyranopterin monophosphate synthase MoaC — translated: MKLSHVDETGTAQMVDVGDKDVTKRRAVATGTITTRAEVIDMIAQAGLPKGDALPVARIAAVMGAKRTSDLIPLCHPLPLTGIDVDFELLTDAVAITAVVKTVSKTGVEMEALTAVTTAALTIFDMIKAVDNQAVISDIKVTEKSGGRSGDWTRQV
- a CDS encoding molybdenum cofactor biosynthesis protein MoaE, yielding MDTTGLTSAIDSETLGTVITTGVVETEISTAALEPDVLTDVCGAVVSFSGVIRDHDDGRGVRGLHYEAHPSAAQQIAEAAADIVSRHPEVRLSVVHRVGDLEVGDVALAAVVASAHRKASFLACAELIDEVKARVAIWKHQHFTDGTDEWVGALE